DNA from Synechococcus sp. CBW1108:
ACCACCTTGAAGCGGCCCCTGGGCACCACGGGCAGGCCGTCGGCCGAAAGGGGCGCCCCGGAGGTGGGAAAAGAAATCTGGGCCAAAGGGGCACTGGAGACGGCATCCAGATCGCCCTCGCCGAGGGCCGGCCCGGTCTGGTTGGCCAGGCCGGGGAGCTCCATGCGCCAGCGGTCGCGGGCGGTGCCCACCAGGCGCAGGCCGGCGGGTTCCAGCTGGGTGCCCGGGGCGAATTCGAGCACCAGGCGGGTGGTGAGGCCATCAGAGCGGCCGATGCGCACCTCGCGCAGGGCACCACTGCCCCGGAGGGTGCGGGAGCGGGAGGGGGCCCCGGGCAGATCCACCCAGACCCTCGGCCCCCGCAGCCCCGTGCCGGCCTCAAAGAAGGCCTGGGGGCGCACGTCTAGGGCGGTGCGCAGCTCCAGCTGGCCCTCCCGGGTCACCCGCCAGGCGGCCAGGGAGGAGGCCCAGGCGGGCAGATCGGCCAGAACCACAGCGAGGGCAGTCAGGGCCGCTGCCCAGAACGCTGGTTTTGACTTGACTCGACTGGACCCGCGCATCAAGAAGTAGCGCATCAAAAAGTTCAGAACAGGGCCGGGCGGCGATGTTGGAGGCTGGGCATCTGGGCCCGCACCCGGCCGCCGTGGCCCGCATCGATCGGCGCCACCGCCGATCCCACCGCCACCCCGGCGTCAGCCAGCACGGTGCCCCAGGGGTCGATCACCAGGGAGTGGCCGTGGCACTGGCGCCGGCCGTAGTGGAGGCCCGTCTGGGCGGGAGCGACCACATAGGCCGTGTTTTCGATGGCCCTGGCCTGCAGCAGCACCTGCCAATGGTCCTTGCCGGTGAAGGCAGTGAAGGCGGCGGGCACCATCAGCACCTCCGCCCCGGCGCCGGCGAGATGGCGGTAGAGCTCCGGGAAGCGCACGTCGTAGCAGATCGAGAGGCCGATGCGACCCAGGCCCGGCACCTCCACCACCGGCGGCAACTGGCTGCCGGGCTGCACCGTCAGGGATTCGCGGTAGGTGTTGCCATCAGGCAGATCCACATCGAAGAGGTGGATCTTGTCGTAGCGGGCCAGCAGCTGGCCCTCGGTGCCCACCAGCTCGGCGCGGTTGAAGGTTTTGCCCGCTCCGGCCGGCACCGGGAAGCCCCCGCCCAGCAGGGTCACCTGGTAGCGGCGGGCCATCGTCACCAGAAAGCGGCTGCAGCGCTCCGCCAGGGCCGGGGCCAGCTCCAGGCGCCGGCTGTCCTCGCCCATGAAGGCAAAGTTTTCAGGTAGCCCCACCAGTTCGGCACCGCGGCGGGCGGCCAGCTCGATCTGTTCTTCGGCCGCCACAAAATTGGCATCCGGATCAGGGGTGCTGGTGAGCTGCACAGCTGCCGCCAGAAAACTGCCCACCGATTGCCCAGAACGAACGGCCGAACTGTAAGGGAAATGGCCGATTCGGCCAGACCACCAAGCAGGGCCTCAGCTGGCCTTCAGCACGCCGGGTTCGGCCTGGACGGGCACGATCTGGAGGCTGTCGACCGAGGCGCAACAGGCGAAGTCGGCGTCGTGGTTGCCAATGCCCATCAGGCGCTGGCCGTGGCTGGCGGCGCGCAGACACCCTTCGGTGTCCTGGCCCCACTGGTGCCAAACCGCCAGGGCCACATACATTTCATCGTTGGCGATGCGGGCCGGCCTCTGGCTGGCCGCACCGATTGCAAGCAGGGCAGCGGCCACGGACCCGGCAGCAAGGCTGTCTTCGAGGGAATAATCCCCTTCCCAGCCACTGCCCACGATCCAGACTTTTTCACATTCCTTCTGCCAAAGGCTTCTTGCCACGGCGGTGCGATTCGGAAGGCAAGCGGTGAGAAGCAGGGGCACGGCTTTCACCGCTGCCAAGGAGCGGGTGCCGTTGGTGGTGCTCATGAAAATTCGCTTGCCTGAAACCAGCTCCGGCGTGATCGCAACCGGAGAATTGCCCAGGTCATAGCCATCAATGCGTTTCCCCCCCCGCTCCCCTGCCCGCAAACGGGATTGCTCCGGCCAGGCACTGGCCGCTGCTTCGAGTTTGGCGAGATCGGCAAAAGCCTCAACGGCCTCCGCCCCCCTCTCGAGGGAAAAGGCAATGGTGGTGGTGGCGCGCAGCACGTCGATCACGACGGCCGCATCGGGGCCGCCCTCGGCAGGGGGCACCACCTCGGGAACCGTTTCTGAAGTCGCGAAGTAGGAGATCTGCACCGGCACCGCCAGGGGAGGGTGCGCCACAGTAGGAAGCACCGGTCAAACCTGATGGCAGCCACGGCGCCCCCCCAGCGCAGTCGCCGAGATCTACGCGGCTTTATTGAGCTCCTGGATTCCCGCGGCGCCCTGCGGCGGATCAGCGCCCCGGTGGATCCGGATCTGGAGCTGGCGGCGATCGCCGATCGGGTGCTAGCCGCCGGCGGGCCGGGATTGTTGTTTGAAAACGTGACCGGCTCATCGATGCCGGTGGCGGTGAACCTGCTCGGCACCCAGGAGCGGGTGCTCTGGAGCCTGGACATGGAGCGGCCCGAAGAGCTCGAAGCCCTGGGCGAGCGGCTTGCCCTACTGCAGCAACCCCGTCCCCCCAAGGGGGCCCGGGAGGCGGTGCGCTTTGGCTCGGTGCTGCTGGATGTGCTGAGGGCCCGGCCCGATCTCGATCTCACGCCCCCCTGCCGCCAGGAGGTATTTAAGGGGGAGGCGGTGAACCTCGATGCCCTGCCACTGCTGCGCCCCTGGCCCGGAGATGGCGGCCGGATCATCACCCTGGGGCTGGTGATCACCAAAGACCCCGAAACCGGCACGCCAAACGTGGGGGTGTACCGGCTGCAGCAGCAGAGCATCAACACCATGACGGTGCACTGGCTGAGCGTGCGCGGCGGTGCCCGCCACCTGCGCAAGGCCGCAGCCATGGGCAAAAAATTGGAGATCGCCATCGCCATCGGCGTGCATCCGTTGCTGGTGATGGCTGCGGCCACGCCGATCCCCGTGCAGCTAAGCGAATGGCTGTTTGCCGGGCTCTATGCCGGTGAAGGCGTGCGCCTGGCCAGGTGCAAAACGGTGAACCTGGAGGTGCCCAGCCACAGCGAGGTGGTGCTCGAAGGCACGATCACCCCGGGAGAAGAACTGGCCGATGGCCCCTTCGGCGACCACATGGGCTTCTACGGAAGCGTGGAGGATTCGCCCCTGGTGCGGATCCAGTGCGTCACCCAGCGGCGCAATCCGATCTACTTCACCACCTTCAGCGGCCGGCCCCCCAAGGAAGACGCCATGCTGGCCATCGCCCTGAACCGGATCTACACGCCAATCCTGCGCCAGCAGATCCCGGAGATCGTGGATTTCTTCCTGCCGATGGAGGGGCTCAGCTACAAGCTGGCCGTGATCGCCATCGATAAGGCCTATCCGGGCCAGGCCAGGCGAGCGGCGTTGGCCTTCTGGAGTGCCCTTCCCCAGTTCACCTACACCAAGTTTGTGGTGGTGGTCGACAAGGCAATCAACATCCGTGATCCGCGCCAGGTGATCTGGGCGATCAGCGCCCAGGTGGATCCCCAGCGGGATTTGTTTGTGCTCGAAAACACTCCATTTGACATGCTCGATTTCGCCAGCGAAAGGCTGGGTCTGGGCGGCCGCCTGGCGGTCGATGCCACCACCAAGATCGGGCCCGAGAAGCGCCACCCCTGGGGCGAGCCCCTGGGGCGTTCAGAGGAGCTGGAGGCCCGCATCGACAGCCGCTGGGTTGAGCTGGGGCTGGCCGACATCGGCACCAGGGATCCCGATCCGGCCCTATTCGGCTACACCCTCGAATACGTGCTGGAGCGGCTGGCGGGGCAGACCTGATGCTCAGTAAGCAGGCAAACCATGCCCTCAAGGCCCTGCTGGAGATGGCTGCCGAACCGGAGCGCTGGCTCTCCACCCATGAGCTGGCGATCGCCCAGCAATTGCCGGAACCCATGCTGGAGCAAATCCTGCTGCGGCTGCGGCGGGCGGGGGTGCTGGTGGCCCGACGGGGGCGGCGTGGGGGCTACCGGCTGGCTTGCAGCCCCGGCGAGCTGTCGCTGGCGGCGGTGCTTATAGGACTGGGGGAAGCGGTTGGCGCCAGGGGCCAGACCGAAACCACCGCTACCGACAAGGTGACCGGAGCCCTGGAGCGGAGCTTGGACCGGGCCCAGCTCCAAGCTCTCGAAGAGCTCAGACTGGAAGACCTTCTCTTTGACCTGCGCAGCGCCGAAGCTGGCGCCACCAGTGAGGCGGGACTGCTGCTGGGGTGAACGGCGAAGATCCTTTACAAACCGTCAGTATCCGAGGACACCCTGAGCAGCGGCTCACAACGGCAGACGCGCCAACCACTCCCCTGCCGGCTCCACAAACACCGCTCCGCGCTGCTCCTGCTGGCGGCCATCCCGGACGAGCTGCACCACCTCGGCCTCGGGAAACTGAAGCACAAAGCGCGGCAAGGTTAGCTGTTCGCCAACTTGAGCTCCACTGGGAGTTTGCGGAAAAACGCAAGCGCCAAGGGCTGTTTTTTCAGCAAACTCCTAGCCGTCAGGCCTCTGGCTAGCAGTAGGAGCTCCACTGCATCCTGAAACTGGGGGGGGGGTGCTGTACCAGCCGGTAAGCGCAACTTTCCAGCAGAGGTTGGAATGCCATGCATACGACGCAACCATTTTTCGATGGTGCTACTGCTGCGGATAAGACTGCGTCTACGCCCAGGGGCCGACGAGCTCTTAGCATGATCAAAGAGTGCAATCAGAGAAAGACAAGCAAGGCGAGCAAAAACAGCCTGTATAGTGTAAGGTGGTTGAAGCCATAAGTTAAAAATGGGTATCACTGGAAAACTTGAAATAGCAAAAAATTTACCCTTTGCGCTTCTTATTTATACATTAATCCCAAAATTTCTTGGGGTGGAGCTTCCCGTTAGCGATTCATTCCATGTAGGGGAGTATTTCGCAGCCGCAACCACTCTTTGGAACGAACCGGCAAGCAGCCCGCTAACTATCCACGGAGGATGGGATTTTATTCCGGCCATTGCGGCAAGGTGGCTGGCCGGCGGAGAAAACTACTTCTATCCAACAATTTACCTTACTGAGTCCGTGGCTCCAGCGCTTGCAGCTGGAATACTACTGTTATTACTAACAAGAATCTTGAGGGGGAAAATTAATTGGCCCACTATTATATTCTTAAGTATTGCCGCAATTGCAGCACCTTATCTTGTCGGCATTAGGGACCTATTTCTAATTGCGACCTGCTGGATTTTGTACGAGTTTATGACTCAGAAGCTTTCAATAAGAAGTAGAAAAATTGCAGTCCTCCTCGTAATAATATCGTCTCTTGGGGTTGTGTGGTCATTCGAACGAGGGATCGCTGGCGTTGTCACCGTTCTTACTACACTCTTGAGCGCCTCATACTTCGAAAAGAAGGCAATCTATTTGAAAACTAGTAGTCTAGTCGTGATTGGCGCCTCCTTAATTATTGCAATCGCGCAGCTAAGCGGAACAATGGAGTATTTCTATAATTTATTTTTTCTCGCCCAGATATCTAGTCAATGGCGATATGTGTTTGGACAAATTGTAATAAGAGATTCACTGCTGGGCATCGTATTTGTGGCCACCACGATAGCAGCCACTATCAGTTCAAACAAATCTGAGAATAGAGGCTATCTTTCCCCGTACTGGCTGGGCATTGCCGCATGTGCATTGATGATGCTAAGAATTGGGACAAACAGAGCAGACATGGGTCACGTAGTGATGGCCATGTGGGCTCCGTTAATACTTACTGCCTATTCGTATTCAACAAGAAAAGAATCGTCAGACAAACCTTCAATCGCAGTAACTCTATCAGTATTTTCAATTGTTGCCTATTTTAGCTGGTATTATGCTTACAAATGGGGAGCCATGCCTCTCCCGGTACTTGCGATATCCTTTTCATCATCATTTATGTGGCTGCAACAACTCGGCAAGAAATACAGAATCAGGGTATTTTTGACAAGTATTTCACTGTGGATTATCTTGCTTTCTTTGGCGGAATCAACATGGACTCAAGCATTAGCGGCCAAAGGTGTTATGAAAGGAAGAATAGTAACTCCCTTAGAATATCTATACAAAGGGGTTTCCTATTCTCGAGTGGCAGATCCAGGCAATGCTTGGGCAGCAAAATCAATACGGGATAGTCATTCTAAGTGCTTGCTTGACATGACAAACAGTGGCATTATAAACGCAGGAGCTGACTTGCCAACTTGTATACAGGTATCTTATCCGGTATACGCGACAAAATCATTTGAGGAAAAGATTTTACGCGAGATTGCAGATATGAAAGCTAATGCAATTGTCTATTCTACTGAGAATTGGCAGTATTTTGTCCATGGCAAGGACATGAAGGTGAGATTTCCAATGGTTGATGAATTTTTAATCAGTAATTATCCAGAAATAGAGTGCAGAGAGAAATATTGCATTCGGAGCAAAAAGACTATGGATTAAATTTACCAAAGCAAGCATGAAGCAGCGTCCTGATTAAACCTATGCTACCTCTAAACGAGGAGATCTTTGTAGGAGCTTTTCCCTTTGGATATAGCCTGCTGGCAGGGGTCTCGATACATTTTAAGCCAAGCTTGGGGATTCGATACGATAGGTAGGCAAGTAACTCATAATCTTTAAAGATTCTCCTAAATGGTTTAACTCTTGGATCTAGTAAGCCTTTTCGGCTATAGGCTCGGAAGCCTTGGGTGGTATCTGTCCAATGAAAGCCGGAGCAGATTGAAAGCAGGGGAGCATGTATCAAGCGGATTGCTAAGTACCTGAGAAAGGGAGTATTTCGATGTCGGCCACCTTTGATAAACCGAGAAGCCTGAATAAAATCATACCCCTTCCGTGCCAGACTTATAAATTCACGTATCGTCTGTGGATCGTCTTTGTTGTTTCCATCTATCGTTACTATCCCATCGTAGTCACCCAGCAACGAAAATGCATAGGCAACACGAAGCTGGGAGCTTAGTTTCCCCGGACCAATCTTCGTTAGCAAACCTCGAATGGAATGGGCGCGCAAATAGGCTTGTTCTAATGAGTCATCAGTGCTTCCACCATCCACAATGATGACATCCGCAATGGAATAAATACTACTCTCCTTGAGCCGCCGAACGAATTGACGAATTCGTTCGCCTTCGTTAATGACTGGAACAACAACGCAATAATCACTCGTTTTCCCATCCCAATATTCAATTCGAAACTCAGGAACTTCCCAATCAGGAGGAAAATTAGCTCGTATCTGCTCGACTTGGGTAAATTGATTAGATACCATTTCAGCGTGCACCTGCTGTCAGCAGAATAACGCCAAAAACAATAAAGCCAAGGCCCGCAACCATGGCTGGACGCAGAGCTTCATCAAGCACCACCACAGACAGAACAGCTACAGAAGCGATGGCACCGGATGTCAAGGTTGGGTGGGCAACGTTCAGTGGGAAGAACTTTAGGGCAATCGCATAGAGAACAAATGCTGCACCATACAAAAAGATGCCCAAGAGCAAGGGCCAATTTTCAAGTGCTGTCCAAGGAGCATTAAGGGATGGAAGTCTGAAAGGAGGCTGCATAGCGAGTTTGATCAACAAGCTCGCAGAGGCATTGGATGCGATTCCAAAGAAGAGAACAAGCCATTTCATAAATTTAATCGTCTACTGCACTAGTTCCGTAACAAGCAACGACGAACTCAACCGAAGCTTCTACTGCAGCAATGGGATCATCGGTGCTGGTGGTAAGCATCTCAATGGTAACAGGGGCATCAGATAGGAACTCATGTAGAGCAGTAGCAGATGCTGTGTGGTCTGTTGCACCTGTACCTACGGGAACCAGCTGGGGTTCGCTTGCATGAACATGACCGATAAGACTCCAAAATTTGCTGCAGATCGTAGATGGAATCTCACGATTAATGGACAGAGCACCTGTGTCGAATTGCATCTTAATAGACGGATGGGCAACTGCTTCGACAACCGCCGCAGTGTCCACGCTGGAGGTCATGAAGTTTGATCCATAGCACTCTGGATTCGGCTCAAGGCAGATAGTGACTTCATAACGATGTGCAATGTCTCCCAAGCGCCTGAAAAAAGATGTAGCCTTATCAAAGGCTTGTTGATCTGACAGGCCAGAACGATCTCGATTACGCGGCGAGCCAAAGACCAGTCGACGGGCGTTCAAGGCATCGCCAATCCTGCAAACATCTTGAAGGTGCTCCAACATTCGTTGTTGAATCACAGGCTCGGAAAAGAGATTCAAGCCTTGCGTGCCGTAGAGCAGCGACTGCATGCCAATAATCTCGATACCTCGCTCTGACCACCAACTGCTTACCCTCTCGACCTGCTCTGGTCTCACCGCTGCGAAATCGGAGAAGTATTTCCCAGGGGCAATATCGATGGCATCAATGCCATGACGCTGAAGGATTGCGCAGACTTGCTCATCGTGAGTCGTTTCCCAGGCGACGTTGGAGATGGAGATTCTCACTCATTTTCTCCAGTTACAGGGGCATCTCTTAGCTCAGTTTGGGCGTAAGACCGTACTGCCTGCAGGGTCTCTCGTTTACTGTAGGTATATCGTCCGCAACCACCCATTTGTGCAGCGTATGCGGTCTGGAAGTCGTACGAAAGTGGATACTCCACGGCATGATTTTCAAAGGCTATTCCAAAACCATCCTCACTGACCTCGCTTACGCTGATGGGCTCAGCAGTTAGATGAACCAGTTTCAAATCTAAAGCCATTACGCGTTGTAGATCAGCCCATAAGTTGACCATAGGATAAAATTGGAAGACACCCCGGCTATCTACCTTCGATATTTCATTTTGATGATAGATGTCATAAATAATATTCTTTCTTAGCCCAGGCCCTACTAGGCCGGGCAGGCGAACAATAAAAGTTGACGGGAACTGCTGCTCAGCAAACTCCTCTAATTCGCGACGATTGAGGCCATAGGGATGAAGGCCGACTGTTTCCACAGATGAAAATTCGTCAACACCCAACGGATCAAGAAATACATCTACCGTACTTATCAGGACAAATCTGCGACATCGCACAGACGAGAGAGCGCTGATCAGCTTCCCAATTTTGGCACGATCCTCCTCGGGCTGCTGGTTCGCCAACCATTTCTTTGCTGATGCACCAGCACACACCAGCAAGTCAAAATCTTGATTGGCAATGCTATCAATGTCCGAGGATCGGAAGAAGGAATCAAAGCGATGCTGCTTCTTCAGCGTTGTACCCACAAACCCAGTATGGCCAATAAGACCACGGCGACCTAGGGCATTCATGCTCATCACCGCAACCTCGGAAGCTCGTCGATCGACTCCAGTATATCGTAGATGTTATCTAACTTGCCACCAAGCACAGAATATAGTCCTGAAGTCAAGGTGGATTCGCGAAAAAGGATGGGCCTTCCATCATCTGACTCATTCTTTTCAAGAACAGTCTTCACCTCAAATAGCGACTCGCGATATCTTGATTTGGCAAGTGCAGGTAGATAGCGGGACGCATCGCGGATCATACGATCAACGCGTGTCTTGAGCTCTGACTGACCAAGGACTTCGTAAGGTGAAAGACCGTGCTGATCGACCCAGAATGAATGGGGAGTGTAGCGCACATGAGAAAGGCTGTGGCAATCCTTTGCAGGAAAGGGCATGGTGGAAAAAAAAGGGCCATCCATCACTGTCACCCCGATATGCTCTAGCTCAGGTGGAGGGTCAATCAAAGCAAGTTCTGCAATTTCATGCTTGAGGCGAAGACGACCAGATCCTTGGTCAACCTCAACTTGAGAGAGACCGCTATAGGTGCAGTTAAAAGCAATCGAATAAGACCTACTCTCTAAAGCTCCTGTACGTTCACGGGTGGAAACCCTAACAGTGTTCCCTAGATCCGATGAAGGATCAACAACCAAGTGTCCAATATGACAAATGACTCCTGCTTTTACCAACTCGCAATCGGCCCAACTTCGAAGCTTTTGTGCATCAAATGCATATTCCTGAACTTTGTAAACTGCCTCAATCAATGATGGGTTGAAAAGTTGGCTGATCTCAGGTTCAGCTTCTTGCATCGGGGCGCCAATCTGATCACAAAATCGTCTAAACTGAAGGGGAGTGATCTTAGAATTACGCCTGGATAGAGCATAATATTTCTGAAAATCAGTATAAATGCAGTCGGTCCAATCTGAACAAAATCGTGTAAGGTTTTGCCGGCTTCGAAAGGCTGTCGTAAAGCTGCGTGGATAGTGGTAACCGCCATGAACTCGTGCTTGGTTGACAAATGAAGCCCTTGAAAGTAAAATTAACTCCCTTTCATAAATTTCGACAATCTCAACCCTCCTGACAAGCTTGAGATACAACGCGATGACGACCCCATAAAAGCCTCCACCTATGACGCAAGCACTTTCAGCGGCCATCTGCGTTAGGGCAATCTAGGATTTGAAAAGAGATTTCTGTGCTTTAGACAAAATCGAGCCTTCAACTTCTACGTTTAAGCGATCTTTTCTGGTCAGCCTGGCAGATGTGAATTCATCTGCAATGTAATAAGAAGGTCCTGAGTTTGCCTTCCGGGAAATCTCAAGCACGTATTCTGATAATACAAGCAATACAAGTGAGATCAGGAAAAACATGCCAGATTGTTGCATGGAGAGGCTGACCCAGCCAGGGGCAATATCCTCCTTAAATGCCCAGATGAATACAACGTAAATTGAATAGATTAAACTTGCCAATGCGCCTACTGAGGACAGGTTGGTCGCAAGCCGCATTGGACTCCCGCTCGAAGAAGTGACTAACCGTATACCCCTAGATAGGCTTTCACGCAACTTAATCGTGCTTGCGTTGCTCCGGTGGGTACGAATTAAGAATGAAGTGCGCTTAAAGCCTGTCGTAGAAGGAAGATTTCTGAACTTGATTTGTGGATCAGAGAACTGCAGCAGATAGTTGACGACTCGCCTATTAACTGCGATCAGGCTTGTTGAATACGAATCAAGATCTAGGCCGGTTGAGAGTTTTGTAACTGAACCAAAAGCGCGATACAGCACTGTCCTCGGCAAGCTTCTGCGTCCTTTAGGGAAAGTCCGCATTGTAAATACTATATCATTGCCATCGGCAGCCTCCCTAGTCAAGGGCTCAAGTTGCTCTAAATCTCCATGGCGCGGGTCGAAACAGATAACAATGTCTCCAATACTATTTTCAACACCTACCCATCGCGCCGTTAAATCATCTACACGCCCGGCTAGGGTATAAACCTGCAAATTTGCCTCCCCGCCTTCTGCAGTCAGTTTTCGCAGAATATTGGATGTTGAATCAGTCGACCCATTATCTACGATGACAATTTCGTAATCAGATACAAATTGGGACACAACTGTCCCGGTAAGACGGATGACGTCTTTTATTCGATCGGCATAATTTTGCGCGACGATGACAATGCTAAGAAATATTGGGATTTCGGTTGATCTCATGGTCCTGAATGTGCGGCTAAATCAGTAGGCATTTGGCATGAACAGCTCAGGAGATCTTCCCAACACTATCACAACTTAGCTCATTGCATTCTTGCCCTCCATATGCTTCAGCTCGCCGCGGTAAATTTTTCTGATAAAAGCAAGTATCTCTGAAATGCCCGGCTAAATAAGCCAAGACAAATTGGGCTGGCGGCCCTAGGTATCCGCCAAACAATCTGGCTGAGGGGCCCGACTACGACTTTAGCCCGGATATTTCCAGCGATCAGGTATTCAAAATCCACATACCAAAGAGCTAATCGCTACGGCAAAGAAGGTTGTAAAGGCCTGCTTCGACAACGCCCCTTCAACTGAACCCGGACGTTGCGATCAACCATTTAGAAACTGCAGTGCCTTTGCTCGCAATTCTCGGTGTCGGTTCCCTAGTGAGCCCCTTTAGGGTCTGCGTTTGGCTCCAGAGCGATGTGGTTGAGCAGGGTGGTGGTGAAGGCAAACAGCAGAAAGGGAAATCACAGTACCATAATTCTCCACAACCCACCCCACCAGGGCAAAGATTGCTTTGCTGGTCGCCACCAGGGGCAGGCCGGCAGCCAGGTTGGCGAAGATCACCACCATCCAGCTCTGGATCTGGCCAGAGATGTCGCCAAAGGTCTGGGTGTAGGGGGCTCCATGGCGCTCCCAGCAGGTGGCGGGATTCTCTACCCACCTAAGCTGGCACTTGGGATCTTTTCTGGCCTGCTCAAGACAAGTGCTGAGATCAGCCCGCTGTCTACGGGTGCTAGTTGGCTTGGTGGCACTCCCAGAGGCGCCGGCAGGTGCCGCCAGACTCGGCGAGCAGCTCGAGGTGGGAAGCTAATATTTTAGCTGAAAAGCAAGTTTTAAGCATACACCAATCGGCTTTATTGACGTCGAGCAGGTATTTCTATGCCGCTGGAGTGTGAATTTCACCGTTCCTGGATGCGCCCTTCGCTTC
Protein-coding regions in this window:
- a CDS encoding glycosyltransferase; protein product: MRSTEIPIFLSIVIVAQNYADRIKDVIRLTGTVVSQFVSDYEIVIVDNGSTDSTSNILRKLTAEGGEANLQVYTLAGRVDDLTARWVGVENSIGDIVICFDPRHGDLEQLEPLTREAADGNDIVFTMRTFPKGRRSLPRTVLYRAFGSVTKLSTGLDLDSYSTSLIAVNRRVVNYLLQFSDPQIKFRNLPSTTGFKRTSFLIRTHRSNASTIKLRESLSRGIRLVTSSSGSPMRLATNLSSVGALASLIYSIYVVFIWAFKEDIAPGWVSLSMQQSGMFFLISLVLLVLSEYVLEISRKANSGPSYYIADEFTSARLTRKDRLNVEVEGSILSKAQKSLFKS